The DNA region CTTTGTCTTATACTGAGCAGTATAAATCTTAAATATTTCGTCTTCAAAAAGCCCAAGAAATTTAACATATTTCTTCAAAATACCCTTCTTATAAATCTCAGCAAGATTCACCTTATCATATTCATCATCTTCTAGGGCCTTAAGATATCTATAGCTTATTTTAAGAGAGTCAGATACTTCCCTTAAAGAGAGCCCTCTCTTTTCTCTCTCTTCTCTTAGAATTTCTCCTAAGGTCTTAGACTCTTCAACCATTTTATTTCCTCATCATTCAAAAATCTAAATTCTCCTGGTTTTAAATTACCAAGCCTTATCTCTCCTATCTGTATTCTCTTAAGTTTTAAAACCTCATATCCAAATAGCGCCAACATCCTCCTTATCTGTCTCTTCCAACCTTGATACAAAACCACCTTCAATAGAGATCTTTTTGTTTTACTATTCTTCCAAACAACCTCAAATTCTGCAGGAAGAGTTTTCCCTTCCTCTAAAATAACACCTTCCCTAAATTTTTTCAACTCCTCTTCTTTTGGTATTCCATTGACTAAGACCTCATAAATCTTTGGAATTTTATATCGGGGATGAATAACAAAATTAGCTATCTCTCCATCATTAGTGCATAACAAAAGCCCTTCGCTATCAAAATCTAACCTACCTACAGGATAAACCCTTGAAGAAAGTTTATCTTTTAAAAGATCCTTTATGGTTCTTCTACCAAAGGGGTCATATAGCGAGGATAAATATCCCACGGGCTTATATAAAGCAATGTAAAGTTTTTTTTCGGGTTTTATAATTTTGTTATCTACCTCTACCACATCTTTTTCTGGATCAATCTTAACCCCAAGGGTTCTAATTACCTTCCCATTTACCTTTACCCTACCCTCTAAAATTAACTCTTCGGCTTTTCTTCTTGATGTAACTCCAGATCTTGATATAAACTTTTGAAGTCTTTCCATCATCTCCTTAACTCTTCATCATCCTCAATAAAAAAATACCTATAAAACTCATCCCCTATGCCATACAAAAAGGGCCTTCCTATGGTTTCTTTCCTACCCACTATTTTTACCAACCTTTTCTCTAAGAGCATCCCCAAAACACTATCTACTTTTGCCCCTCTTATGGTCTCTATCTCAGCTTTAGTTATAGGCTGATGGTAATAAATTATAGCAAGAGCCTCAAGAGCAGCTTTAGACAATCTTTCCCTCTTCCTTGACACATATCTCCATAAAGCAGAAGCTGTATCGGGCGAGGTGGCAAATTCATAAGCTCCATTTATCTTATAAAGGTTAATTCCTCTTTCTTCATATTCCTTTTTAAGCTCCTGCAAAATATACTCCACTTCTTCCACAGTTATTTCCAAGATCTTTGCAATCTCTTGAGGATAAAGAGGCTTATCAGCTACAAATATTAGTGCCTCTATTTGCTTTTTAATTATTGGCTTTATTTCCTTCATAGATTTTCACCTTAAAATATATCTCTCCCAAGAATTCTTCTTGTTTTAAAATCACTTCATTCTTATTGCTCATATCGCACAAAACAAGAAAATAACCTATAGCATCCAATAGGGGCTTTTTTCTAATAAGCTCCGAAAATCTTCCTTCCTTTTTACTCAAAATTTCCTTATATTTTTCCTCAAAGTCTAAATCATAATCTTCGTCAAGATAAGAAAGATTTAAGATAAGACTATTTTTCTTTTCCAAAAACAAAAAGTAAATCTCAGCTATATTTACCTTTTTTTCTGGCGTAAGCTCGATTTCTTCTTTTTTCTCTCTTCTAAATATCAGTAAACTTCTTTCTTCCTTCTCTCTTAAATACTCCACCAAATCTCTCCAAGAATCATCGTAAAAGTATGATACTTCTTCTTCCTCTTCTATTTTTAAATCTGCCTTTTTGTTAAAAAGTTTTCTAATTTTTCCTTCAAGAAGCTCTAAAGTTACATCCAGAAAAGAAGTAGTAAGCTCAAGATCTTTCCACTTTTCCTCCCCAAGAGAAGAATACTGATCTACTAGATTTTTTAAAGGGAAGAGAGATATATCAACCTCTCTCTGCAACATTTCTTTTATAGTAATGAAAGGATTTATTATCATGTTATTTTAATTCTCATAGCCTCCCTTACAAGCTCCATAGTTTTCTGAGCCTCTTCCCTTGCTTTTTTATTTCCCTCGAGAAGAATACTCCAAGTAAGATCTCTATCCTTTGAATAAATTTTTCTTTTCTCCCTTATAGGAGCTAAAAATTGATTTAACTTTTCTGCAAGCTTCATTTTACATTCTACACATCCTATCTGAGCATTCCTACATGCATAATCAATTTCTTCTATTTCTTCTTTGTTAAAGATTTTGTGATAAGCAAACACAGTACATACCTCGGGATGTCCTGGGTCATTTTTTCTTATTCTTGCAGGATCAGTAATCATACTTCTTACTAATTTCTTAAGCTCCTCTTCTTCTGTGTCTAAGGGAATAGTATTTCCATAACTTTTGGACATCTTTCTACCATCAATACCTACAAGCTCAGGAACTTCTGAAAGCTTTGCTTGTGGTTCAGGAAATATAGGGGAATAAAAATAATTAAATCTTCTTGCTATCTCCCTTGTAAGCTCCAAATGAGGAAGTTGATCTTCTCCTACAGGCACTGTATCTGCTCTATAGATTAATATATCAGCTGCTTGAAGCACAGGATATCCCAAAAAACCGTAGGTCATAAGATCTCTTCCTTCCATCTCACGAAGTTGTTCTTTATAAGTAGGGTTCCTTTCAAGCCAAGGAAGAGGCACTATCATGGAAAATAATAAAAAAAGTTCTGCATGTTCTATTATGTCAGACTGCCTAAATATAACAGATTTTTTAGGATCTATACCAACAGCAAGCCAATCACAAATCATATTTAACACATTTTCCACAACCTCTTCGGTCTCTCGGTAATGAGTAGTTAAGGCATGCCAATCTGCAATCTCAAAGAAACACTCATAACTATCTTGGAGCTCAACCCAATTTTTTAAAACCCCTAAAAGGTGCCCTAAGTGAAGTTTACCAGTAGGTCTCATTCCACTAAGTATTCTTCCGATCTTCATCCATCAAAAACCTCCCTTTAAAATCGTAATCCCAAAAGATATAGAAATAGATTTAACAAAGGACTAATTATTATATACAATCCATTGGTCAATATCAAAATCATCAATATGAGTACACCATAAATACCTATAGACTGATAATATCTTTTGTACTTGTAAGGTAAAAGAGCCTCCAATATATGAGAACCATCAAGAGGGGGTATAGGAATCAGATTAAATATCCCTAAGAATACATTGAGAATAGCAAGCTCTATACAAAAGCTCACAAAACCTATAGGAACAGGTAAATCAAACCTCCAGAAAATACTTACTAAAAAAGCAAGAGAGAAATTAGCAAGTGGACCCGCCAGAGAGACAAGTATGACACTTTTGTCTCCTCTTCTCAGGTTATCAAAATTTACGGGCACGGGCTTTGCCCATCCAAATCTAAAAAGAAGAAGCATCAAAAAACCTATAGGATCTATATGAGCTAAAGGATTTAAAGTCAATCTTCCTGAGAGTCTTGGAGTAATATCTCCTTCTATTTCTGCCATTTTACCATGAGCAAATTCATGAACTGTTATAGCAATTAATATAGCAATTATTCTCCATAAGTAAGTGACTAAATTACTAAATTCCATTCTTTTTTCCTCCTAATTTTACGAAATAACATCCAAAACTATGGGAAGCGGATCTTTTTTCTTATTTCCTATTTTAATTGCTTCTCTAAAAATTTCCTGAGCCCTCTTCAATTTTTCAACATCATTAGCATAAAAAGTCACGATAGGCTCATTCTTCTCTATCTTATCTCCAATCTTCTTGTAAAGTCTTATCCCTACAGAAAGATCAATTTTATCTTCCTTTTTCTCTCTCCCTGCACCAAGAGCCATCACACTTAAAGCTACCTTATAAGCATCTATATCCTCCACGTATCCCCCTTCAAGAGAATAAATCTCCTTTTGAATCTTAGCACTCAACAGAGGACTATAATCATCTACTATTTTTACATCTCCACCTTGAGTCTTAATCATCTCTTTAAACTTTGCCAAAGCCTTTCCATTGCTCAATTGTTCCATCACCTTAGCCCTGATATCCTCATTTTTATAATTAATATTTATTAATCTCAACGTCTCTGTAGCAAGAGTAACTATAAGTTCATTCAAATCCTTAGGTCCTCTGCCCTTAAGAGTTTCTATTGCTTCCATAACTTCAAGGGAGTTTCCAATAGCAAAACCTAAAGGTTGATCCATTTGAGAAAGTACTGCAACAATTTTTCTGCCAAATCCTTTACCAATACCCACCATAATCCTGGCAAGTTCTTTCGCAGAATTTATATCCTTTATAAAAGCACCTCTCCCCACTTTAACATCTAGAATTATTACATCAGAACCGCTCGCAATTTTCTTACTCATAACACTACTTGCTATTAGTGGTATGGAGTCAACAGTCCCTGTTACATCTCTTAAAGCATATATTTTTTTATCCGCAGGAACCAAATCTTCTGTCTGACCTACTATGGCAATACCTATCTCTTTAACTTGTTTTATGAATTCTTCATCCTTCATACTTGTTTTAAAACCTGGAATAGATTCCAACTTATCTATAGTCCCTCCTGTATGTCCCAAACTTCTGCCAGACATCTTTGCTACAGGATATCCCATAGAAGCAATTAGGGGTGCAAAGATTAATGTAGTTTTATCTCCTACCCCACCAGTACTATGCTTATCTACTTTTATCCCTGGTATAGAGGACAAATCCAAAACCTTTCCAGAGTAAGCCATCTTTTTCGTTAAAGTAATGGTTTCTTCTATATTCATACCCCTAAAATAAATAGCCATTAATAGGGCAGACATCTGGTAATCTGGAATATCTCCTTTTACATATCCGTCCACTACAAAACTTATCTCTTCTTCACTTAAAGCCTCTCCATTTCTCTTTTTAATGATAATATCAATCATTCTCATGATCCTTTCCACCCCTTCTCTATTTCATTCAAAAAACTTTCCCCACAAAGATCATTCTCCACCTCAAAAAACTCTGCAAGGGTCTTACCAAGATCCGAGAAAGTTTTCCTAATTCCTAAGGAAAAAGTACGTTTAAAATTAGGAGAATAAACAAGAAGAGGCACATATTCTCTTGAATGGTCCGTGCTTGGAGTCGTTGGATCATTTCCATGATCAGCAGTAATTATTAATAAGTCAAAATCAGAGAGGAGACCCATTACATCAGGCAAGGCATCATCAAATTCCTTTAGAGCTCTCGTCATTCCCTGAGGATCATTTCTATGTCCGTACAACATATCAAAATCTACAAGATTCACAAATATTAGTCCTTCCCTTAATTTTTCCCAGGCTTTAAAGATATTATTTATACCCTCAGTATTATTTTCTTGATGAAAAGATGAAGTTAACCCTTTTCCCGCAAAAAGATCTTCAATCTTTCCCACTCCTATAACATCGTAATCATTTTGTTTAAGATAATCTAATAGTGTAGGTTTGAAAGGAGGCAAAGAAAAATCCCTTCTTCTTGGTGTTCTGTAAAAATTTCCAGGAGAACCCGCAAAAGGTCTTGCAATAACTCTTGCCACTGCATGATCACCTTGTAGCATAGCTCTTGCAATTTCACACATTCTATAAAGTTCTTCTACTGGAATTACATCTTCATGAGCAGCTATTTGAAAAACACTATCTGCTGAGGTATAAACAATAGGATATCCTGTCTTCATGTGATATTCACCCAATTCTTTTATAATTTCTGTTCCTGATGCTGGCTTATTTCCAATCACCTTTCTCCCTATAGCTTTTTCAAAAGCTTCTATTATTTCCTTAGGAAACCCATTGGGATATACGGGAAAGGGTTTCTCAAGAATCAAGCCTGCAATTTCCCAATGTCCTGTTGTGGAATCCTTTCCTGGCGAAGCTTCTGCCATCTTACCATAGAGGGCTATAGGGTCTTCTTCTTTGGGAATTCCTGGAATTTCTTCTATATTAGAAAGTCCCATCTTTCCCATATTAGGGAGATTA from Dictyoglomus turgidum DSM 6724 includes:
- a CDS encoding pseudouridine synthase; translation: MERLQKFISRSGVTSRRKAEELILEGRVKVNGKVIRTLGVKIDPEKDVVEVDNKIIKPEKKLYIALYKPVGYLSSLYDPFGRRTIKDLLKDKLSSRVYPVGRLDFDSEGLLLCTNDGEIANFVIHPRYKIPKIYEVLVNGIPKEEELKKFREGVILEEGKTLPAEFEVVWKNSKTKRSLLKVVLYQGWKRQIRRMLALFGYEVLKLKRIQIGEIRLGNLKPGEFRFLNDEEIKWLKSLRP
- the scpB gene encoding SMC-Scp complex subunit ScpB, which gives rise to MKEIKPIIKKQIEALIFVADKPLYPQEIAKILEITVEEVEYILQELKKEYEERGINLYKINGAYEFATSPDTASALWRYVSRKRERLSKAALEALAIIYYHQPITKAEIETIRGAKVDSVLGMLLEKRLVKIVGRKETIGRPFLYGIGDEFYRYFFIEDDEELRR
- a CDS encoding rifampin ADP-ribosyl transferase, with amino-acid sequence MIINPFITIKEMLQREVDISLFPLKNLVDQYSSLGEEKWKDLELTTSFLDVTLELLEGKIRKLFNKKADLKIEEEEEVSYFYDDSWRDLVEYLREKEERSLLIFRREKKEEIELTPEKKVNIAEIYFLFLEKKNSLILNLSYLDEDYDLDFEEKYKEILSKKEGRFSELIRKKPLLDAIGYFLVLCDMSNKNEVILKQEEFLGEIYFKVKIYEGNKANN
- the trpS gene encoding tryptophan--tRNA ligase, with protein sequence MKIGRILSGMRPTGKLHLGHLLGVLKNWVELQDSYECFFEIADWHALTTHYRETEEVVENVLNMICDWLAVGIDPKKSVIFRQSDIIEHAELFLLFSMIVPLPWLERNPTYKEQLREMEGRDLMTYGFLGYPVLQAADILIYRADTVPVGEDQLPHLELTREIARRFNYFYSPIFPEPQAKLSEVPELVGIDGRKMSKSYGNTIPLDTEEEELKKLVRSMITDPARIRKNDPGHPEVCTVFAYHKIFNKEEIEEIDYACRNAQIGCVECKMKLAEKLNQFLAPIREKRKIYSKDRDLTWSILLEGNKKAREEAQKTMELVREAMRIKIT
- a CDS encoding site-2 protease family protein; protein product: MEFSNLVTYLWRIIAILIAITVHEFAHGKMAEIEGDITPRLSGRLTLNPLAHIDPIGFLMLLLFRFGWAKPVPVNFDNLRRGDKSVILVSLAGPLANFSLAFLVSIFWRFDLPVPIGFVSFCIELAILNVFLGIFNLIPIPPLDGSHILEALLPYKYKRYYQSIGIYGVLILMILILTNGLYIIISPLLNLFLYLLGLRF
- a CDS encoding pyrimidine-nucleoside phosphorylase, translated to MRMIDIIIKKRNGEALSEEEISFVVDGYVKGDIPDYQMSALLMAIYFRGMNIEETITLTKKMAYSGKVLDLSSIPGIKVDKHSTGGVGDKTTLIFAPLIASMGYPVAKMSGRSLGHTGGTIDKLESIPGFKTSMKDEEFIKQVKEIGIAIVGQTEDLVPADKKIYALRDVTGTVDSIPLIASSVMSKKIASGSDVIILDVKVGRGAFIKDINSAKELARIMVGIGKGFGRKIVAVLSQMDQPLGFAIGNSLEVMEAIETLKGRGPKDLNELIVTLATETLRLININYKNEDIRAKVMEQLSNGKALAKFKEMIKTQGGDVKIVDDYSPLLSAKIQKEIYSLEGGYVEDIDAYKVALSVMALGAGREKKEDKIDLSVGIRLYKKIGDKIEKNEPIVTFYANDVEKLKRAQEIFREAIKIGNKKKDPLPIVLDVIS
- a CDS encoding phosphopentomutase, with translation MKRAILIVLDGVGIGELPDAFKYNDEGSNTLVNTAKVVGGLNLPNMGKMGLSNIEEIPGIPKEEDPIALYGKMAEASPGKDSTTGHWEIAGLILEKPFPVYPNGFPKEIIEAFEKAIGRKVIGNKPASGTEIIKELGEYHMKTGYPIVYTSADSVFQIAAHEDVIPVEELYRMCEIARAMLQGDHAVARVIARPFAGSPGNFYRTPRRRDFSLPPFKPTLLDYLKQNDYDVIGVGKIEDLFAGKGLTSSFHQENNTEGINNIFKAWEKLREGLIFVNLVDFDMLYGHRNDPQGMTRALKEFDDALPDVMGLLSDFDLLIITADHGNDPTTPSTDHSREYVPLLVYSPNFKRTFSLGIRKTFSDLGKTLAEFFEVENDLCGESFLNEIEKGWKGS